From one Stieleria sp. JC731 genomic stretch:
- a CDS encoding DUF3500 domain-containing protein, giving the protein MRLPSKLRSLAAMPTASLAISSAAMVAVVCMVAVGMKTADETGAQVGTYATQFLSQLDEGQKAKAVMDYDSDKRVEWHFIPKDTRKGLALREMNEAQRVDALRMLRAALSEAGYKKASRIMLMEGLLRELEGKDRRWERDPQKYFVTIFGTPGDEGKWGLSFEGHHMSMNFSFEAGALVDSSPQFFAANPATVMNEVPELSGKLLPGKGTRILKDEEQLAFDLINSLEGETKETAIINQDAFDEIRFAGEAQAAVGEPEGVTYKSLDEDAKSLLEKLVMTYVNVVAEPVANDRQAIIEEDGWDDVHFAWAGATEPGIGHYYRIRGKRFLIEFVNTQADAAGNPANHIHCVWRDLSGDFNLEPAAAE; this is encoded by the coding sequence GCCGCCATGGTCGCCGTTGTTTGCATGGTCGCTGTGGGAATGAAAACGGCCGATGAGACCGGTGCCCAGGTTGGCACCTACGCGACCCAATTCCTAAGCCAACTTGACGAAGGCCAAAAAGCCAAAGCCGTCATGGACTATGACAGCGACAAACGCGTCGAATGGCACTTCATCCCCAAAGACACCCGCAAAGGCTTGGCCTTGCGTGAGATGAACGAAGCACAACGAGTTGACGCACTACGAATGCTTCGTGCCGCCCTTAGTGAAGCCGGCTACAAGAAAGCCAGCCGAATCATGTTGATGGAAGGCCTTCTTCGTGAGCTTGAAGGCAAAGACCGACGCTGGGAACGTGACCCGCAAAAGTACTTCGTCACGATTTTTGGGACGCCTGGCGACGAGGGCAAATGGGGCCTTAGCTTCGAAGGTCACCACATGTCGATGAACTTTAGCTTCGAAGCTGGCGCGTTGGTCGACAGCAGCCCACAGTTTTTCGCTGCCAACCCAGCGACCGTCATGAACGAAGTGCCTGAACTTTCCGGCAAACTGTTGCCCGGTAAAGGCACTCGGATCCTGAAAGACGAAGAACAATTGGCATTCGACCTGATCAATTCGCTCGAAGGCGAAACCAAGGAAACCGCGATCATCAACCAAGATGCGTTTGATGAAATTCGTTTTGCCGGTGAAGCTCAAGCCGCCGTCGGCGAACCCGAGGGCGTTACCTACAAATCACTCGACGAAGACGCAAAGTCACTGCTGGAAAAGCTGGTCATGACCTATGTCAATGTCGTAGCGGAACCGGTTGCAAACGACCGTCAAGCGATCATCGAGGAAGACGGCTGGGACGATGTGCACTTCGCATGGGCCGGTGCGACTGAACCCGGAATCGGACACTACTACCGAATCCGCGGCAAACGATTCTTGATCGAATTCGTCAACACGCAAGCCGATGCGGCAGGCAACCCAGCCAACCACATCCACTGCGTCTGGCGCGACCTATCGGGTGACTTTAACCTGGAACCAGCTGCGGCTGAGTAA